The proteins below come from a single Drosophila kikkawai strain 14028-0561.14 chromosome 3R, DkikHiC1v2, whole genome shotgun sequence genomic window:
- the LOC108085703 gene encoding rhodanese domain-containing protein CG4456, protein MATYEEVKDVPNHPKKYLFDVRNETELKETGVLPASINIPLPELEKALNLPNEEFTKAYGREKPSPDAVLIFSCKAGGRAARAANLAGTLGYTNAKAYAGSWTEWEAKQAGN, encoded by the exons ATGGCCACCTACGAGGAAGTCAAGGATGTGCCCAACCATCCGAAAAAGTACCTGTTCGACGTCCGCAACGAAACAGAGCTGAAGGAAACCGGTGTCCTGCCTGCCAGCATAAACATACCAT TGCCCGAATTGGAGAAGGCTCTGAACTTGCCGAATGAGGAATTCACCAAGGCCTATGGACGCGAGAAGCCTTCACCGGATGCGGTGCTGATCTTCTCCTGCAAGGCAGGAGGGCGTGCTGCCAGGGCTGCTAATTTGGCTGGCACTTTGGGTTATACAAA tgccaAGGCCTATGCCGGTTCCTGGACGGAGTGGGAGGCGAAGCAAGCCGGGAACTAA